Proteins from a single region of Nomascus leucogenys isolate Asia chromosome 2, Asia_NLE_v1, whole genome shotgun sequence:
- the ZG16 gene encoding zymogen granule membrane protein 16, giving the protein MLIVTLLALLCASASADAAIQARSSSYSGEYGGGGGKRFSHSGNQLDGPITALRVRVNKYYIVGLQVRYGTVWSDYVGGRNGDLEEIFLHPGESVIQVSGKYKSYLKKLVFVTDKGRYLPFGKDSGTSFNAVPLHPNTVLRFISGRSGSVIDAIGLHWDVYPSSCSKC; this is encoded by the exons ATGTTGATAGTCACTCTCCTagcccttctctgtgcctcagcctctgccgATGCTGCCA TTCAGGCCAGGTCTTCCTCCTATAGTGGAGAgtatggaggtggtggtggaaaGCGATTCTCTCATTCTGGCAACCAGCTGGACGGCCCCATCACTGCCCTCCGGGTCCGAGTCAACAAATACTACATCGTAGG TCTCCAGGTGCGCTATGGCACGGTGTGGAGTGACTATGTGGGTGGCCGCAACGGAGACCTGGAGGAGATCTTTCTGCACCCTGGGGAATCAGTGATCCAGGTTTCTGGGAAGTACAAGTCGTACCTGAAGAAGCTGGTATTTGTGACAGACAAGGGCCGCTATCTGCCTTTTGGGAAAGACAGTGGCACAAGTTTCAATGCCGTCCCCTTGCACCCCAACACCGTGCTCCGCTTCATCAGTGGCCGGTCTGGTTCCGTCATCGATGCCATTGGCCTGCACTGGGATGTGTACCCCAGTAGCTGCAGCAAATGCTGA